In Mycolicibacterium phocaicum, one DNA window encodes the following:
- a CDS encoding alpha/beta hydrolase — MTTEFVFISHGERCAAWHLTADSDALTGQSGRPCVVMAHGFGGTRDSGLMAFAEPFAAAGMDVVLFDYRGFGDSEGEPRQDVSVKKQRQDYHAAIDAARNLPGVDRDRIALWGTSYSGGHVIAVAATDQRVAAVVSVCPATDGLAALVQGVREASAGHMARLVAHGLFDAAGARLGRSPHYLPLAGQPGSAAPLSTPGSEESYLALAGPTWRNEFAARTVLEVAFNRPTVHASRLECPLLVQVGANDRIAPPDAARRAAKKAGYLAHLVEYPIDHFDFYEEPWQPQVLADELTFLTRVLDPIRSTDVHLRSTNPPAPRMAVKLPW; from the coding sequence ATGACAACCGAGTTCGTTTTCATCAGCCACGGCGAGCGTTGCGCCGCCTGGCATCTGACCGCAGACAGTGACGCGCTGACCGGACAGAGCGGTCGGCCGTGTGTGGTCATGGCCCACGGCTTCGGCGGCACCCGCGACTCCGGACTGATGGCGTTCGCCGAGCCGTTCGCGGCCGCCGGGATGGACGTGGTGCTGTTCGACTACCGGGGCTTCGGCGATTCCGAAGGTGAGCCGCGCCAGGATGTTTCGGTCAAGAAGCAGCGCCAGGACTACCACGCCGCCATCGACGCGGCGCGGAACCTGCCGGGCGTCGACCGCGACCGCATCGCGCTGTGGGGCACCTCGTACTCGGGCGGACACGTCATCGCCGTCGCCGCCACGGACCAGCGAGTGGCCGCGGTGGTATCCGTATGTCCCGCCACCGACGGGCTGGCCGCCCTGGTGCAAGGAGTTCGGGAGGCGAGCGCCGGACACATGGCGCGCCTGGTGGCGCACGGCCTGTTCGATGCCGCGGGGGCACGGCTCGGCCGCAGCCCGCACTACCTGCCACTCGCCGGACAGCCGGGCAGCGCCGCGCCGCTCAGCACTCCTGGTTCCGAGGAGTCGTACCTCGCGCTGGCCGGCCCCACGTGGCGCAACGAGTTCGCCGCCCGCACCGTGCTGGAAGTCGCGTTCAACCGGCCTACCGTCCACGCCAGCCGGCTGGAGTGCCCGCTGCTGGTTCAAGTCGGCGCCAACGACCGCATCGCTCCACCGGATGCGGCGCGCCGCGCCGCGAAGAAGGCGGGGTACCTGGCCCATCTGGTCGAGTACCCCATCGACCATTTCGATTTCTACGAAGAGCCGTGGCAACCGCAGGTCCTCGCCGACGAGTTGACTTTCCTGACCCGCGTCCTCGATCCGATCCGCTCGACCGACGTGCATTTGCGGTCGACCAACCCGCCGGCGCCGCGAATGGCGGTCAAACTGCCGTGGTGA